The Solanum pennellii chromosome 11, SPENNV200 genome contains a region encoding:
- the LOC107004976 gene encoding acetylglutamate kinase, chloroplastic → MLAAKTLSLSSPVSKVSNFPDSSLIFPKSIPAIKANRNILSNPFRASCLKTSLESVIAPDVQSYPGATRVKILSEALPFIQKFRGKTIVVKYGGAAMKSEALQASVIADLVLLSCVGMRIVFVHGGGPEINQWLGKLGIKPNFLNGLRVTDASTMEIVSMVLVGKVNKHLVSLINKAGATAVGLSGIDGHLLTARPSPNSEQLGFVGDIASVDPSVLRPLIDNYHIPVIASVAADKTGQSYNINADTAAGELAAALGAEKLLLLTDVAGILEDRNDPGSLVKQIDIKGVKKMTDDGKIAGGMIPKVNCCVRSLAQGVKTASIIDGRLQHSLLLEILTDEGAGTMITG, encoded by the coding sequence ATGTTGGCTGCTAAAACCCTCTCACTCTCTTCCCCAGTCAGCAAAGTCTCCAACTTTCCAGATTCCAGTCTCATTTTTCCAAAATCCATTCCAGCTATCAAAGCCAATCGAAACATTCTTAGCAACCCTTTTCGGGCCTCATGCCTCAAAACTTCCTTGGAATCCGTCATTGCACCTGATGTTCAATCTTACCCTGGAGCAACCCGAGTGAAAATCCTTTCTGAAGCACTAccatttattcaaaaatttcgAGGCAAGACTATTGTAGTGAAATATGGAGGAGCTGCTATGAAATCTGAGGCACTTCAGGCCTCTGTTATTGCTGATCTTGTCCTTCTTTCTTGTGTTGGTATGCGCATTGTCTTTGTCCATGGGGGTGGTCCTGAAATCAACCAATGGCTAGGTAAATTGGGTATCAAACCCAACTTTTTGAATGGCCTTCGTGTCACTGATGCCTCAACCATGGAGATTGTATCAATGGTCTTGGTGGGTAAAGTCAACAAACATTTGGTTTCCTTGATTAACAAGGCTGGGGCAACTGCAGTGGGGTTATCAGGAATTGACGGTCACCTTTTAACTGCACGTCCTTCCCCCAACTCTGAACAACTTGGTTTTGTTGGGGACATTGCTAGTGTGGACCCTAGTGTACTGCGGCCTCTCATTGACAATTACCATATCCCAGTGATTGCATCTGTTGCAGCTGATAAGACGGGTCAATCCTACAATATTAATGCAGACACAGCAGCAGGTGAGTTGGCAGCCGCTCTTGGAGCTGAAAAGCTACTCTTGTTGACAGATGTGGCTGGAATTCTAGAAGACCGTAATGATCCTGGGAGTTTGGTGAAACAGATCGACATAAAAGGAGTGAAGAAGATGACAGATGATGGCAAGATTGCCGGTGGAATGATCCCCAAGGTGAATTGTTGTGTCAGGTCTTTAGCTCAAGGGGTGAAGACCGCAAGTATTATCGATGGAAGACTGCAGCATTCCTTACTTCTTGAGATTCTCACTGATGAAGGGGCTGGAACAATGATCACTGGCTAG